In Nitrospirota bacterium, a single genomic region encodes these proteins:
- a CDS encoding ABC transporter permease: MINIPSTFKISIRALRVNKMRSALTMLGIIIGVGAVIAMVAVGTG, translated from the coding sequence ATGATCAACATTCCCTCGACCTTCAAGATCTCAATCCGCGCGCTCCGCGTGAACAAGATGCGCTCGGCGCTCACCATGCTCGGCATCATCATCGGCGTCGGCGCCGTGATCGCCATGGTCGCCGTCGGCACCGGG
- a CDS encoding ABC transporter ATP-binding protein — MPLIEARKISKIYHLGDNELRALDGISTTIEKGEFVAIMGQSGSGKSTFMNVLGCLDTPTEGHYLLDGVDTGGLSRDELAEIRNKKLGFVFQGFNLLSRTSALENAELPLLYNGLPAKDRHEKARSALRSVGLEGREGHHPNQLSGGQQQRVAIARALVNEAPVILADEPTGNLDTRTSVEIMELFVRLNQEAHITVILVTHEPDIAAYSKRIIRFLDGHIVSDEPVKKQ, encoded by the coding sequence ATGCCGCTTATCGAAGCACGGAAGATCAGCAAAATCTATCATCTCGGCGATAACGAACTGCGGGCGCTGGATGGGATATCGACGACCATCGAAAAGGGCGAGTTCGTGGCCATCATGGGCCAGTCGGGCTCGGGCAAGTCCACGTTCATGAACGTGCTGGGCTGTCTGGACACGCCGACGGAAGGACATTACCTTCTCGACGGCGTCGACACGGGCGGACTGTCCCGGGACGAGCTCGCCGAGATCCGGAACAAGAAGCTCGGCTTCGTGTTCCAGGGCTTCAACCTGCTGTCGCGGACATCGGCCCTGGAAAACGCGGAGCTTCCCCTGTTGTACAACGGCTTGCCGGCGAAGGACCGGCATGAGAAGGCGCGTTCCGCCCTGAGAAGCGTCGGACTCGAAGGCAGGGAAGGCCATCATCCGAACCAGCTCTCCGGCGGCCAGCAGCAGCGCGTGGCGATCGCCCGGGCGCTGGTGAACGAAGCACCGGTCATCCTGGCCGACGAACCCACGGGAAATCTCGATACCAGGACGAGCGTCGAGATCATGGAGCTTTTTGTGAGATTGAACCAGGAGGCCCATATCACGGTCATCCTCGTCACGCACGAACCCGATATAGCCGCCTACAGCAAGCGGATCATCCGGTTCCTGGACGGCCATATCGTGAGCGATGAACCGGTCAAGAAACAATAA